A stretch of the Strigops habroptila isolate Jane chromosome 15, bStrHab1.2.pri, whole genome shotgun sequence genome encodes the following:
- the LOC115617184 gene encoding putative UDP-GlcNAc:betaGal beta-1,3-N-acetylglucosaminyltransferase LOC100288842, with translation MSSPPQLTLCRLRTHQWCFILFNVLLFHVLLFGADLLEEYFLRSLPLSYTDAKTLKIRERARQLNTDPLKANLSYTVSSAATCSNQEIFLLILISSSPENRTRRNVIRQTWGNMTDTRGYAVLTLFALGKPASVTTQLEINEESQEHRDIIEGSFIDSPEMQTQKILMSVEWTVIFCPHARYILKTDEDMFVSIPSLAEYLLSLTQLEDIYIGRVIHQGVPDRDPKSPSFVPIHQYPEEFYPDYCDGSAFIMSQDVARKVFVASKGVPGSVPPDVFIGICAKKAGITPIHSSRFSGEKHISYNRCCYKFIFTSSNMKEDELFKDWKETSDGKDCSLLETYYSLVSCKVLTYIGKFKQFNLDGIKNEVLHFVN, from the coding sequence ATGtcttctcctccccagctgACACTCTGCAGGCTGCGGACTCACCAGTGGTGCTTCATTCTCTTTAATGTCTTGCTTTTCCACGTGCTGCTTTTTGGAGCAGATTTACTGGAGGAATACTTCCTGCGGTCATTGCCTCTTTCTTACACCGATGCAAAGACTCTTAAAATCAGGGAGCGGGCCAGGCAGCTCAATACAGATCCTCTGAAGGCCAATCTCTCTTACACTGTCAGCAGTGCAGCGACATGCTCCAATCAAGAGATCTTTCTGCTCATTCTTATCTCCAGCAGCCCAGAAAACAGGACGAGACGCAACGTGATCAGACAGACATGGGGCAACATGACAGACACCAGAGGTTACGCTGTCCTTACTCTGTTTGCTTTAGGAAAGCCAGCTTCAGTAACCACCCAGCTGGAGATCAATGAGGAGTCTCAAGAGCACAGAGACATTATTGAAGGCAGTTTCATTGATTCTCCCGAGATGCAGACACAGAAGATATTGATGAGTGTGGAGTGGACAGTGATTTTCTGCCCCCATGCACGGTATATTCTTAAAACAGATGAAGACATGTTCGTCAGTATTCCCAGTCTGGCTGAATACTTGCTTAGCTTAACACAGCTAGAGGACATCTACATTGGGAGGGTCATTCATCAAGGAGTGCCTGACAGAGACCCCAAGAGCCCCAGCTTTGTTCCCATCCATCAATACCCAGAGGAGTTTTACCCAGATTACTGTGATGGGAGCGCCTTCATCATGTCACAGGATGTCGCTCGCAAGGTGTTTGTGGCCTCCAAGGGGGTGCCAGGGTCAGTGCCCCCTGATGTCTTTATTGGGATCTGTGCTAAAAAAGCTGGCATCACTCCCATTCACAGCTCCCGGTTTTCTGGGGAAAAGCACATCAGCTACAATCGATGCTGCTATAAATTCATTTTCACCTCTTCCAACATGAAAGAGGATGAGTTATTTAAAGACTGGAAGGAAACAAGTGATGGGAAAGATTGCTCTTTACTGGAAACTTACTACAGTCTGGTGTCCTGCAAGGTTTTGACCTATATTGGTAAGTTCAAACAGTTTAACTTGGATGGAATAAAAAATGAGGTGCTTCATTTTGTCAATTAA
- the PSMD5 gene encoding 26S proteasome non-ATPase regulatory subunit 5 codes for MAEAVWELLGRAALRRAAPLEELRALRLAVQAVPPAALRARLGAEHLAALFDLLGVNDREQVAACVSILERLLQALDPVYVIQNLREELQKGLFHPDDSVKILSISQVGRIVENSDAVTEILNSPELLRQIINCIGGERIAVAKEAIKSLSRIAQTQDGLEALFVSSLLSDLKNVMATNDVVRYRVYELIVEISSVSAESLNYCANSGLISELIGELTGDDVLVRATCIEMVTSLAHTPHGRQYLAQQGVIDKISNIIVGAESDPFSGFYLPGFVKFFGNLAVVDSPQQICERYPVFLEKVFEMAESHDPTMIGVAVDTLGILGSNVEGKQVLQKTRSRFRSLLSKIGHQAKNAPTELRLRCLDAISSLLYLPPEQQTEDLLRMTESWFTSLSSQPLELFRSISTQPFPDLHCGALRVFTAIANQPWAQKLMLDSPGFVEYVVDRSVEPDKASKDAKYELVKALVNSKTIAEIFGNQYYLRLRAYLHEGPYYVKAVATTAVEGAE; via the exons ATGGCGGAGGCggtgtgggagctgctggggcgGGCGGCGCTGAGGCGGGCGGCGCCGCTGGAGGAGCTGCGGGCGCTGCGCCTCGCCGTGCAGGCCGTGCCCCCCGCCGCCCTGCGCGCCCGCCTCGGCGCCGAGCACCTGGCAGCGCTCTTCGACCTCCTCGGAGTCAACGACCG GGAGCAGGTGGCTGCGTGTGTTTCCATCCTGGAGAGGCTCCTGCAGGCCCTGGACCCGGTCTATGTGATCCAGAACCTCAGGGAGGAGCTTCAGAAAGGGCTGTTCCACCCCGATGACTCCGTGAAAATCCTCTCCATATCTCAG GTCGGGAGGATTGTTGAAAATTCAGATGCTGTTACAGAAATTCTCAACAGTCCTGAACTATTAAGGCAAATAATAAATTGCATTGGTGGAGAGAGAATAGCAGTGGCTAAAGAG GCCATCAAATCTCTCTCCAGAATAGCACAGACACAAGATGGTTTAGAGGCTTTGTTCGTGAGCAGCTTGTTGAGTGACTTGAAAAATGTCATGGCAACAAATGATGTTGTTCGATACCGAGTGTATGAG TTAATTGTTGAGATCTCTTCAGTGTCAGCAGAGTCACTAAATTACTGTGCAAACAGTGGATTAATATCGGAGTTAATTGGAGAGCTGACTGGAGATGACGTGCTGGTCAG GGCTACGTGCATAGAGATGGTGACCTCACTGGCTCACACCCCCCATGGACGTCAGTATCTTGCTCAACAAGGAGTTATTGATAAAATTTCCAATATCATTGTTGGAGCAGAGTCTGATCCTTTCTCAGGCTTCTATTTACCAG GATTTGTTAAATTTTTTGGGAATCTGGCTGTCGTGGACAGTCCACAGCAGATCTGTGAACGATACCCAGTCTTCCTAGAGAAAGTCTTTGAAATGGCAGAAAGTCATGATCCGACCATGATTGGAGTGGCTGTGGACACACTAGGAATCCTGGGATCAAATGTGGAAGGCAAACAGGTTTTACAGAAAACCA gaaGTAGATTTCGGAGTCTGTTAAGCAAAATAGGGCACCAGGCAAAGAATGCCCCCACGGAGTTACGACTTCGGTGCTTGGATGCGATTTCATCTCTTCTGTACTTGCCT ccagagcagcagacAGAAGACCTTTTAAGAATGACTGAATCCTGGTTCACATCCTTGTCTAGCCAGCCGTTGGAACTCTTCAGGAGCATCAGTACTCAGCCATTCCCTGATCTCCACTGTGGGGCTTTACGGGTATTTACT GCTATTGCCAATCAACCATGGGCCCAGAAGTTGATGCTTGACAGTCCAGGCTTTGTGGAGTACGTTGTAGACAGATCTGTGGAGCCTGACAAAGCCTCAAAGGATGCCAAATACGAACTGGTCAAGGCCCTTGTAAACTCTAAAACAATTGCAGAAATCTTTGGGAATCAGTATTACTTGAGGCTTAGAGCTTACTTGCATGAGGGCCCTTACTATGTTAAGGCAGTTGCTACTACAGCTGTGGAAGGAGCAGAGTAA